One window of the Populus trichocarpa isolate Nisqually-1 chromosome 9, P.trichocarpa_v4.1, whole genome shotgun sequence genome contains the following:
- the LOC18102153 gene encoding uncharacterized protein LOC18102153 — translation MAPPPGPYSGTSTLALVARVSAFSLGLVYGSVKLKYLQAKAKSQKKAEAKAKAHH, via the exons ATGGCGCCGCCTCCTGGACCTTACTCTGGCACCAGCACTCTCGCTCTG GTGGCTCGTGTTTCTGCTTTCTCTTTGGGTCTCGTTTACGGGAGTGTGAAGCTTAAGTATCTCCAG GCGAAGGCAAAGTCACAAAAGAAAGCTGAAGCAAAGGCAAAGGCGCATCACTGA
- the LOC7494291 gene encoding amidophosphoribosyltransferase, chloroplastic, whose translation MAATAATTTSFSALSKHSLSLNTSPQVPQKAPPFLLPKTLQKPHLSHATHKTHITLSSKNPISDLVSTDKRSSDDFSSYFDDDDDKPREECGVVGIYGDPEASRLCYLALHALQHRGQEGAGIVTVNDNKVLQSVTGVGLVSEVFNESKLDQLPGDLAIGHVRYSTAGSSMLKNVQPFVAGYRFGSVGVAHNGNLVNYRKLRAILEENGSIFNTSSDTEVVLHLIATSKTRPFFLRIVDACEKLEGAYSMVFLTEDKLVAVRDPYGFRPLVMGRRSNGAVVFASETCALDLIEATYEREVYPGEVLVVDKDGVQSLCLMPHPEPKQCIFEHIYFSLPNSIVFGRSVYESRHIFGEILATEAPVDCDVVIAVPDSGVVAALGYAAKAGVPFQQGLIRSHYVGRTFIEPSQKIRDFGVKLKLSPVRRVLEGKRVVVVDDSIVRGTTSSKIVRLLKEAGAKEIHMRIASPPIIASCYYGVDTPSSEELISNRMSVEEIREFIGCDSLAFLPLDSLKKLLAEESPNFCYACFSGKYPVQPKEVMVKRIGDFVDDGLNGSPESIDGGWVQAPLNQDVPKVSEAGKLSSLT comes from the coding sequence ATGGCAGCCACCGCCGCCACCACCACTAGTTTCTCTGCTCTTTCAAAGCATTCTCTTTCTTTAAACACTAGCCCTCAAGTTCCCCAGAAGGCCCCTCCTTTTCTCCTCCCCAAAACCCTTCAAAAACCCCACCTTTCTCACGCTACCCACAAAACCCACATCACTCTTTCCTCTAAAAATCCAATCTCTGACCTTGTTTCCACAGACAAAAGGAGCTCGgatgatttttcttcttattttgacGACGACGACGATAAGCCTCGTGAAGAGTGCGGTGTTGTGGGTATCTATGGTGACCCAGAAGCTTCACGTCTTTGCTACTTGGCCCTTCATGCTTTGCAACATAGAGGTCAAGAAGGAGCTGGTATTGTTACTGTTAATGACAATAAGGTTTTGCAATCTGTTACTGGTGTCGGTTTAGTCTCTGAAGTGTTTAATGAGTCAAAACTTGACCAATTACCCGGTGATTTAGCTATTGGTCATGTTAGATATTCAACTGCTGGGTCTTCGATGCTTAAAAACGTGCAACCTTTTGTTGCCGGTTATAGGTTTGGCTCTGTCGGGGTTGCCCATAATGGGAATTTAGTGAATTATAGGAAATTAAGGGCTATCCTTGAAGAAAATGGTTCGATTTTTAATACTAGTTCTGATACTGAAGTTGTTTTGCATTTGATTGCCACATCAAAAACTAGACCTTTCTTTTTGAGGATTGTTGATGCTTGCGAGAAGCTTGAAGGAGCTTATTCTATGGTCTTTCTTACCGAGGATAAGTTGGTAGCTGTGAGGGATCCTTATGGTTTTAGGCCTCTGGTGATGGGAAGGAGGAGTAACGGTGCTGTTGTGTTTGCTTCTGAGACATGTGCTCTTGATTTGATTGAGGCCACATATGAGAGAGAGGTTTATCCTGGTGAAGTTTTAGTGGTGGACAAAGACGGGGTTCAATCTCTTTGCCTAATGCCCCACCCTGAACCGAAACAGTGCATATTtgagcatatttatttttctttgcctAATTCAATAGTATTTGGCAGGTCTGTTTATGAGTCAAGGCATATTTTCGGGGAAATACTTGCTACTGAGGCTCCTGTTGATTGCGATGTAGTGATTGCGGTCCCGGACTCTGGGGTGGTGGCTGCACTTGGTTATGCAGCGAAAGCAGGTGTCCCTTTTCAGCAAGGGTTGATAAGGTCGCATTATGTTGGAAGGACTTTCATTGAGCCATCACAGAAGATTAGGGACTTCGGGGTTAAGCTTAAGCTGTCTCCAGTGAGGAGAGTCTTGGAGGGGAAGAGAGTTGTGGTTGTGGATGATTCGATTGTGAGAGGAACTACCTCATCAAAAATTGTTAGGTTGCTTAAGGAGGCTGGGGCTAAGGAGATCCATATGAGGATTGCTAGTCCACCAATTATAGCTTCTTGCTACTATGGAGTAGATACACCAAGTTCTGAGGAGTTGATATCTAATAGAATGAGCGTGGAGGAGATTAGGGAGTTCATTGGATGTGATTCGCTTGCATTTCTACCATTGGATAGCTTGAAAAAATTGTTGGCTGAGGAGTCTCCGAATTTTTGTTATGCTTGCTTCTCTGGGAAGTACCCTGTCCAGCCAAAGGAAGTTATGGTGAAAAGGATCGGTGATTTTGTGGATGATGGATTGAATGGAAGTCCAGAGTCCATTGATGGGGGCTGGGTGCAAGCACCCCTGAATCAGGATGTGCCGAAAGTCAGTGAAGCCGGGAAGTTGtcttctttgacatga
- the LOC7494290 gene encoding auxin-induced protein 6B yields the protein MSKCNKIRHIVRIQQMLKRWRRKARVTAGATSSRTAAAPSDVPVGHVAICVGASCKRFVVRATYLNHPIFKNLLVEAEEVYGFKNTGPLTIPCDEAVFEEIIRVVSISDPIQSGRFLNLDEIKRCCHVGLRGNIELLGESTPLLHG from the coding sequence ATGTCCAAGTGCAACAAAATCCGGCACATTGTGAGAATCCAGCAAATGCTTAAACGGTGGCGTAGGAAGGCAAGAGTCACAGCAGGAGCAACAAGTTCACGTACTGCTGCTGCCCCATCTGATGTCCCAGTTGGCCACGTGGCAATCTGTGTAGGAGCCAGTTGCAAAAGGTTTGTTGTACGAGCGACGTACCTTAACCATCCCATCTTCAAAAACTTGCTCGTCGAAGCCGAGGAAGTGTACGGCTTCAAAAACACCGGGCCGTTAACTATCCCGTGTGACGAGGCTGTCTTCGAAGAGATCATCCGGGTCGTGTCGATATCCGACCCGATCCAATCGGGTCGGTTTTTAAACCTTGATGAAATTAAGAGATGCTGCCACGTGGGATTGAGGGGGAATATTGAGCTTTTGGGTGAATCAACGCCGTTGCTTCATGGTTAG
- the LOC7494292 gene encoding tRNA-dihydrouridine(47) synthase [NAD(P)(+)]-like: protein MAESPAGLTSQNWNPTQDQQQPTATPEQLIAKSIAPVKPQFLRPPPSRASQKDTTSSTVSDSNNDISKSINTNTTSVVAKEKKSKRQLKRERQQEKKSSVNLCPELAKTGDVNSCPYKNNCRFNHDLEAFKAQKPEDLEGECPFVNGEGSCCPYGLACRFYGTHKGRDGVRNGKKQISEINGLNKDVQKLLWKNKMKFLKADSVLKSLGLTGPGKSKVKKVDEEEVEKVVDDNDSHGTNDTNENGCGDGGNESAGKLDCAAEVLGGDDMDGVLTDEVRPQKKAKSAVEVNGCSGEEVNGLGIPEKDIENNCPLKTEPELVSDKLEVIADSVETDGSLKLHPREKKLIDFRGKLYLAPLTTVGNLPFRRVCKALGADVTCGEMAMCTNLLQGQASEWALLRRHSSEDLFGVQICGAYPDTVTRTVELIDQECTVDFIDINMGCPIDIVVNKGAGSSLLTKPMRMKSIIEATSGTVEKPITVKVRTGYFEGKSRIDSLIVDIGKWGASAVTIHGRSRQQRYSKLADWDYIYQCARKAPDSLQVLGNGDVFSFVDWNNHKSDCPELSSCMIARGALIKPWIFTEIKEQRHWDISSGERLNILKDYVRSGLEHWGSDTKGVETTRHFLLEWLSYTCRYVPVGLLDVIPQRLNWRPPSYYGRDDLETLMASDSAADWVRISEMLLGKVPDAFTFAPKHKSNAYDRAENG from the exons ATGGCCGAGTCACCGGCGGGACTTACCTCCCAAAACTGGAATCCAACTCAGGACCAGCAACAACCAACAGCAACACCAGAACAACTCATCGCCAAATCCATAGCTCCAGTGAAACCACAATTCCTCCGTCCTCCACCTTCTCGCGCCTCCCAAAAAGATACCACGTCATCCACCGTTTCCGATTCTAATAATGATATCTCAAAATCTATTAACACTAACACTACCAGTGTAGTGGCCAAGGAGAAGAAGTCCAAACGACAACTCAAACGTGAACGCCAGCAG GAAAAGAAATCCTCAGTGAATCTCTGCCCTGAATTAGCTAAAACCGGAGATGTTAATTCATGTCCGTATAAAAATAACTGCCGGTTCAATCATGACTTAGAAGCATTCAAGGCtcag AAACCGGAGGATTTAGAGGGAGAGTGTCCGTTCGTAAACGGGGAAGGGTCGTGCTGTCCTTATGGATTAGCTTGTAGATTTTACGGAACTCATAAGGGTCGTGATGGTGTTAGAAATGGTAAAAAGCAAATTTCGGAGATTAATGGGTTGAATAAGGATGTTCAAAAGCTTTTGTGGAAGAATAAAATGAAGTTTCTGAAGGCGGATTCTGTACTCAAGTCTCTTGGGCTTACG GGTCCGGGTAAGTCGAAAGTGAAAAAAGTGGACGAGGAGGAAGTTGAGAAAGTTGTTGATGATAATGACTCTCATGGCACTAATGACACTAATGAGAATGGCTGTGGTGACGGGGGCAATGAGTCAGCTGGTAAATTAGATTGCGCTGCAGAAGTGCTTGGTGGTGATGATATGGATGGAGTACTAACTGATGAAGTTAGGCCCCAGAAGAAAGCAAAATCAGCTGTTGAAGTAAATGGTTGCTCTGGCGAAGAAGTCAATG GATTGGGTATCCCAGAGAAAGATATTGAGAATAACTGCCCTCTCAAAACAGAACCAGAACTTGTATCTGATAAACTAGAAGTCATAGCTGATAGTGTAGAAACTGATGGAAGTTTAAAATTACACCCACGTGAAAAAAAGCTTATCGACTTCAGAGGAAAGTTGTACCTTGCTCCTTTGACCACTGTTGGAAATCTTCCTTTTCGAAGAGTCTGTAAAGCTTTGGGAGCTGATGTTACTTGCGGTGAAATGGCAATGTGCACAAATCTATTGCAG GGTCAAGCTTCAGAATGGGCACTGCTGAGACGTCATTCATCTGAGGATTTATTTGGTGTTCAAATATGTGGGGCTTATCCAGATACAGTTACACGTACTGTTGAGCTTATAGATCAGGAATGCACAGTGGACTTCATTGATATAAATATGGGCTGCCCCATCGATATTGTTGTTAACAAGGGTGCTGGGTCATCTCTTCTTACAAAACCAATGCGGATGAAAAGCATTATAGAAGCCACTTCTGGTACAGTGGAAAAGCCTATAACTGTCAAg GTGCGGACAGgttattttgaaggaaaaagcCGTATTGACTCATTAATTGTGGATATTGGAAAATGGGGTGCCAGTGCTGTAACAATTCATGGTCGATCACGTCAGCAACGCTATAGCAAGCTTGCTGATTGGGACTACATATACCAATGTGCTAGAAAGGCCCCAGATTCTCTGCAAGTTCTAGGAAATGGGGATGTCTTTTCATTCGTTGATTGGAACAATCACAAATCTGACTGCCCTGAGCTTTCTTCATGCATGATAGCTAGAGGTGCACTAATTAAG CCTTGGATATTTACTGAAATCAAGGAACAGAGGCACTGGGACATAAGTTCCGGAGAGCGATTGAACATTCTAAAGGATTATGTGCGTTCTGGCCTAGAACATTGGGGCTCTGACACAAAAG GAGTGGAGACAACTAGGCATTTCTTGTTGGAGTGGCTAAGCTACACATGCAGATATGTACCGGTAGGTCTCTTAGATGTCATTCCACAGCGGCTCAACTGGCGTCCACCCTCATACTATGGTCGTGATGACCTTGAAACGCTCATGGCTTCTGATTCTGCTGCTGACTGG GTACGTATCTCTGAAATGTTGCTTGGCAAAGTTCCGGATGCCTTTACATTTGCACCGAAGCATAAATCAAATGCCTATGACCGAGCAGAGAATGGCTAA
- the LOC7463986 gene encoding bZIP transcription factor 29, protein MGDTEDANSEMIHRLQSSFGTTQSSSATMSKQPFSLINQLDVSQLNLNQTQLRARHFANFYQNFSGDSNKRVGIPPSHPNQIPPISPYSQIPVSRPANQQMSTQNFSMGPTHSRSLSQPSSFFCLDSLPPLSPAPFRDSSSPTVSDPISTDVSMEDKDGSSHSLLPPSPFNRGNAPRVGESLPPRKAHRRSNSDIPFGNVLQCSPPLIPLRGSGGLERSLSGRENPAMAKPAQLVKKEWERGGESIAEGTGERKSEGDVDDLFSAYMNLDNIDALNSSGTDEKNGNENREDLDSRASGTKTNGGDSSDNEAESSVNESGGSVPRGGFSSSTEKREGIKRSAGGDIAPTSRHYRSVSMDSFMGKLNFGDESPKLPPSPGTRPGQLSPTNSMDGNAFSLEFGNGEFSGAELKKIMANEKLAEIASTDPKRAKRILANRQSAARSKERKMRYISELEHKVQTLQTEATTLSAQLTLLQRDSVGLTSQNNELKFRLQAMEQQAQLRDALNEALNGEVRRLKIATAEQGGDSDPSKGLVQQQLSVNPQMFMQQPRPSQLNRQQLQQQQQPSASQINMHQLQQQQQSSQPQPQQNGSTTLKSDSNQ, encoded by the exons ATGGGTGATACGGAGGATGCTAATAGTGAAATGATACACAGGTTGCAATCTTCTTTTGGAACAACACAATCGTCATCTGCTACAATGTCTAAACAACCCTTTTCTTTGATAAACCAATTAGATGTTTCTCAATTGAATTTGAACCAAACCCAGTTGCGGGCAAGGCATTTTGCGAATTTTTATCAGAATTTTAGTGGTGATAGTAACAAAAGAGTAGGGATTCCGCCTTCACATCCTAATCAGATCCCACCCATTTCGCCGTATTCCCAGATCCCGGTGTCTAGGCCAGCGAACCAGCAAATGAGTACCCAGAATTTCAGTATGGGACCTACCCATTCGCGATCTTTATCGCAGCCATCATCGTTTTTCTGCCTTGATTCCTTGCCACCGTTGAGTCCGGCCCCTTTTCGTGACTCCTCTTCGCCAACGGTTTCGGACCCTATTTCAACTGATGTGTCCATGGAGGATAAGGATGGTAGCTCTCATTCGTTGTTGCCACCCTCCCCTTTTAATAGGGGCAATGCTCCACGTGTTGGTGAGAGTTTACCTCCACGGAAAGCCCATAGAAGGTCTAACAGTGATATTCCATTTGGTAATGTGTTGCAATGTTCACCTCCCCTTATTCCGTTGAGGGGTTCAGGTGGCTTGGAGCGGTCGTTGTCCGGTAGAGAGAATCCAGCGATGGCTAAGCCAGCTCAGTTGGTAAAAAAAGAATGGGAGAGAGGTGGTGAAAGCATTGCGGAGGGGACGGGTGAGAGGAAATCTGAAGGGGATGTGGATGATTTGTTTTCTGCTTATATGAATTTAGATAACATTGATGCGTTGAACTCTTCGGGTACTGATGAGAAGAATGGTAATGAGAATCGTGAGGATTTGGATAGTAGAGCTAGTGGAACTAAGACAAATGGTGGTGATAGCAGTGATAATGAGGCAGAAAGCAGCGTTAATGAAAGTGGTGGCAGCGTGCCAAGAGGAGGATTTAGTTCTTCAACAGAGAAGAGGGAGGGGATCAAAAGGAGTGCTGGAGGTGATATCGCTCCTACCTCCAGGCACTACAGAAGTGTGTCAATGGATAGTTTCATGGGCAAATTGAACTTTGGTGACGAGTCTCCAAAATTGCCACCTTCACCAGGAACTCGTCCAGGTCAACTTTCACCCACCAATTCAATGGATGGCAATGCCTTTAGCTTGGAGTTTGGGAATGGTGAATTTAGTGGTGCTGAACTGAAGAAAATTATGGCTAATGAGAAACTTGCTGAGATTGCTTCAACTGACCCAAAACGTGCAAAGAG GATTTTGGCGAATCGGCAATCAGCTGCTCGTTCTAAGGAGAGGAAGATGAGATATATTTCAGAATTAGAACACAAGGTTCAGACTTTGCAGACAGAAGCTACCACATTGTCTGCTCAGCTTACTCTTTTACAG AGGGATTCTGTTGGTCTTACAAGCCAGAATAATGAATTGAAATTTCGCCTTCAAGCCATGGAGCAACAAGCACAACTCCGAGATG CTCTAAACGAAGCATTAAACGGTGAAGTACGACGGTTGAAGATTGCTACGGCAGAGCAGGGTGGGGATTCTGACCCATCCAAGGGCTTGGTTCAGCAGCAGCTTTCTGTCAACCCTCAGATGTTCATGCAGCAGCCACGACCTTCTCAACTTAACAGGCAGCaattgcagcagcagcagcagccttcAGCCTCCCAAATCAACATGCATCAgttgcaacagcagcagcagtcCTCCCAGCCACAGCCTCAACAAAATGGCAGTACTACCTTAAAGTCAGATTCGAATCAATAG